The following are encoded in a window of Eschrichtius robustus isolate mEscRob2 chromosome 1, mEscRob2.pri, whole genome shotgun sequence genomic DNA:
- the AFG2B gene encoding ATPase family gene 2 protein homolog B isoform X1 has product MAPDSGPFSEGPLLKLLPVDARDRGTQRCRLGPAALRALGAHLGSAVEISLPDGGSCLCTAWPRRDGADGFVQLDPQCASPGAAVGGPGSRGSLNLSRLRLVPCPPLRHLAVWPVLRELAGVPGAPNPAAVLEAAQELLRNRPVSLGHVVAAPPGAPGPVAALHIVSGAPNPNPAGLVTPRTHISLSGLPPSEAEPQPEVPLGGLSEAADSLRELLHLPLRYPRALASLGLEVPRGVLLAGPPGVGKTQLVRAVARKAGAELVAVSAPTLQGSRPGETEENVRRVFQHARELASRRPTLLFLDEVDALCPRRGDPHQAPESRVVAQVLTLLDGISEGREVVVVGSTNRPDALDPALRRPGRFDREVVIGTPTLRQRKAILQVITSKMPISSQVDLSLLAEMTVGYVGADLTALCREAAMHALLHSEKNQDNPMIDETDFLEAFKKIQPSSFRSVIGLMDIKPVGWEQIGGLEDVKLKLKQSIEWPLKFPREFVRMGLTEPKGVLLYGPPGCAKTTLVRALATSCHCSFVSVSGADLFSPFVGDSEQILSQVFRQARANTPAIVFLDEIDSILGSRSISRTGCNVQERVLSVLLNELDGVGLKTIERRGSKSDQHGKYNELEKNEELEFQEVFNSNVMIVAATNRPDVLDDALLRPGRLDKIIYIPPPDEKGRLSILKVCTKNMPMGPDISLENVAADTCFFSGADLGNLCKEAALLALQENGLEATTVKQEHFLESLKTVKPSLSHKDLTLYKNLFQKQGFSNLEDI; this is encoded by the exons ATGGCTCCGGACTCAGGTCCCTTTTCCGAAGGGCCGCTCTTAAAGCTGCTACCCGTCGACGCTAGGGACCGGGGCACCCAGCGCTGTCGCCTGGGCCCGGCGGCCCTCCGCGCCTTAGGCGCGCACCTGGGCTCGGCGGTGGAGATCTCGCTGCCTGACGGCGGCTCCTGCCTCTGCACCGCCTGGCCGCGGCGGGATGGAGCGGACGGCTTTGTGCAACTGGATCCGCAGTGCGCGAGCCCGGGGGCGGCAGTGGGGGGGCCGGGGTCCCGGGGGAGTCTCAACCTGAGCCGACTCCGGTTAGTGCCCTGCCCACCCCTTCGGCATCTCGCCGTGTGGCCGGTGTTGCGGGAGCTGGCGGGCGTGCCCGGTGCCCCAAATCCAGCTGCGGTGCTGGAGGCGGCGCAGGAGCTGCTGAGGAACCGTCCGGTCTCTCTGGGCCACGTGGTGGCCGCTCCTCCGGGCGCTCCCGGCCCGGTGGCCGCCCTGCACATCGTCAGCGGGGCACCCAACCCGAATCCGGCCGGGCTGGTCACCCCTCGCACCCACATCAGTCTGAGCGGGCTCCCTCCGTCGGAAGCGGAGCCGCAGCCCGAGGTGCCCCTGGGGGGCCTTTCCGAGGCGGCCGACTCGCTGCGGGAGCTCCTCCACCTGCCGCTCCGCTACCCCCGCGCCTTGGCCTCGCTGGGGCTAGAAGTGCCACGCGGGGTGCTCCTGGCCGGCCCCCCCGGAGTGGGCAAGACCCAGCTAGTGCGGGCCGTGGCCCGAAAGGCGGGCGCGGAGCTGGTGGCCGTGAGTGCCCCCACGCTGCAGGGCTCCCGGCCCGGGGAGACCGAGGAGAACGTGCGGCGGGTCTTCCAGCACGCCCGGGAGTTGGCCAGCCGCAGGCCCACCCTGCTTTTCCTGGACGAGGTGGACGCCCTGTGTCCCCGGCGGGGCGACCCACACCAAGCCCCCGAGAGCCGCGTGGTGGCCCAGGTGTTGACGCTGCTAGACGGCATCAGTGAGGGCCGGGAGGTGGTGGTTGTGGGATCCACCAACCGGCCGGACGCGCTAGACCCAGCGCTGCGCAGACCTGGGAGATTCGACCGAGAG GTTGTCATTGGAACTCCCACACTTAGACAAAGAAAGGCGATTCTACAAGTGATTACCTCAAAGATGCCCATCTCCAGTCAAGTCGATTTGAGCCTCCTTGCAGAAATGACGGTTGGCTATGTTGGCGCAGACCTGACCGCACTCTGTAGGGAGGCTGCCATGCACGCTCTGCTTCATAGTGAGAAG AACCAGGACAATCCAATGATTGATGAAACAGACTTCCTTGAAGCTTTTAAAAAGATCCAGCCCTCATCATTTCGAAGTGTCATTGGACTGATGGACATCAAGCCTGTTGGCTGGGAGCAGATTGGTGGCCTTGAAGATGTAAAACTGAAGTTAAAACAG AGCATTGAATGGCCTCTGAAATTCCCTCGGGAATTTGTTAGGATGGGCCTGACAGAACCAAAGGGAGTTCTCCTGTATGGTCCCCCTGGGTGTGCTAAAACCACCCTGGTGAGGGCCCTGGCCACGAGCTGTCATTGCTCTTTTGTTTCAGTGAGCGGAGCTGATCTCTTTTCACCTTTTGTTGGAGATTCAGAACAAATCCTgtctcag GTATTTCGACAAGCAAGAGCAAATACTCCAGCAAttgtgtttttggatgaaattgaTTCAATCTTGGGCTCTCGATCAATCAGCAGAACAGGATGTAATGTTCAAGAGCGTGTTCTTTCTGTTCTCCTAAATGAATTAGATGGTGTTGGATTGAAGACTATAGAGAGAAGAGGAAGTAAATCAGATCAACATGGTAAATACAACGAGCTGGAAAAAAACGAAGAG CTAGAGTTTCAGGAAGTTTTTAATAGCAATGTCATGATTGTTGCAGCAACAAATAGACCTGATGTGTTAGATGATGCCTTGTTACGGCCTGGAAGATTAGATAAGATTATTTATATTCCACCTCCAGACGAAAAG GGCAGGCTTTCTATTCTGAAAGTGTGTACAAAAAACATGCCAATGGGGCCTGATATTTCCTTAGAAAACGTAGCAGCAGATACCTGTTTTTTCTCTGGAGCTGATCTTGGAAACCTCTGCAAAGAA GCCGCCTTGCTGGCTCTGCAAGAAAATGGGCTGGAAGCGACCACAGTGAAACAAGAGCACTTTCTAGAATCACTTAAGACTGTAAAACCATCCTTAAGTCACAAGGATTTGACTTTATATAAAAACTTATTTCAGAAACAAGGATTTTCTAACttagaagatatttaa
- the C1H15orf48 gene encoding normal mucosa of esophagus-specific gene 1 protein, producing MSFFQLLMKRKELIPLVLFTTVAATGALSFALYSLRKPDVIIDRKRNPEPWETVDPTAPRKLITINQEWKPIEELQKVRKATR from the exons ATGAGCTTTTTCCAACTCctgatgaaaagaaaggaa CTTATTCCTTTGGTGCTTTTCACGACCGTGGCAGCGACTGGAGCTTTGTCTTTTGCTCTGTATTCCCTTCGAAAACCCGATGTGAT cattgATCGAAAAAGAAATCCAGAACCTTGGGAGACTGTGGATCCTACTGCACCTAGAAAG cttataacAATCAACCAAGAATGGAAGCCTATTGAAGAGTTGCAGAAGGTCCGAAAGGCAACCAGGTGA
- the AFG2B gene encoding ATPase family gene 2 protein homolog B isoform X2, which produces MAPDSGPFSEGPLLKLLPVDARDRGTQRCRLGPAALRALGAHLGSAVEISLPDGGSCLCTAWPRRDGADGFVQLDPQCASPGAAVGGPGSRGSLNLSRLRLVPCPPLRHLAVWPVLRELAGVPGAPNPAAVLEAAQELLRNRPVSLGHVVAAPPGAPGPVAALHIVSGAPNPNPAGLVTPRTHISLSGLPPSEAEPQPEVPLGGLSEAADSLRELLHLPLRYPRALASLGLEVPRGVLLAGPPGVGKTQLVRAVARKAGAELVAVSAPTLQGSRPGETEENVRRVFQHARELASRRPTLLFLDEVDALCPRRGDPHQAPESRVVAQVLTLLDGISEGREVVVVGSTNRPDALDPALRRPGRFDREVVIGTPTLRQRKAILQVITSKMPISSQVDLSLLAEMTVGYVGADLTALCREAAMHALLHSEKNQDNPMIDETDFLEAFKKIQPSSFRSVIGLMDIKPVGWEQIGGLEDVKLKLKQSIEWPLKFPREFVRMGLTEPKGVLLYGPPGCAKTTLVRALATSCHCSFVSVSGADLFSPFVGDSEQILSQVFRQARANTPAIVFLDEIDSILGSRSISRTGCNVQERVLSVLLNELDGVGLKTIERRGSKSDQHGKYNELEKNEEGRLSILKVCTKNMPMGPDISLENVAADTCFFSGADLGNLCKEAALLALQENGLEATTVKQEHFLESLKTVKPSLSHKDLTLYKNLFQKQGFSNLEDI; this is translated from the exons ATGGCTCCGGACTCAGGTCCCTTTTCCGAAGGGCCGCTCTTAAAGCTGCTACCCGTCGACGCTAGGGACCGGGGCACCCAGCGCTGTCGCCTGGGCCCGGCGGCCCTCCGCGCCTTAGGCGCGCACCTGGGCTCGGCGGTGGAGATCTCGCTGCCTGACGGCGGCTCCTGCCTCTGCACCGCCTGGCCGCGGCGGGATGGAGCGGACGGCTTTGTGCAACTGGATCCGCAGTGCGCGAGCCCGGGGGCGGCAGTGGGGGGGCCGGGGTCCCGGGGGAGTCTCAACCTGAGCCGACTCCGGTTAGTGCCCTGCCCACCCCTTCGGCATCTCGCCGTGTGGCCGGTGTTGCGGGAGCTGGCGGGCGTGCCCGGTGCCCCAAATCCAGCTGCGGTGCTGGAGGCGGCGCAGGAGCTGCTGAGGAACCGTCCGGTCTCTCTGGGCCACGTGGTGGCCGCTCCTCCGGGCGCTCCCGGCCCGGTGGCCGCCCTGCACATCGTCAGCGGGGCACCCAACCCGAATCCGGCCGGGCTGGTCACCCCTCGCACCCACATCAGTCTGAGCGGGCTCCCTCCGTCGGAAGCGGAGCCGCAGCCCGAGGTGCCCCTGGGGGGCCTTTCCGAGGCGGCCGACTCGCTGCGGGAGCTCCTCCACCTGCCGCTCCGCTACCCCCGCGCCTTGGCCTCGCTGGGGCTAGAAGTGCCACGCGGGGTGCTCCTGGCCGGCCCCCCCGGAGTGGGCAAGACCCAGCTAGTGCGGGCCGTGGCCCGAAAGGCGGGCGCGGAGCTGGTGGCCGTGAGTGCCCCCACGCTGCAGGGCTCCCGGCCCGGGGAGACCGAGGAGAACGTGCGGCGGGTCTTCCAGCACGCCCGGGAGTTGGCCAGCCGCAGGCCCACCCTGCTTTTCCTGGACGAGGTGGACGCCCTGTGTCCCCGGCGGGGCGACCCACACCAAGCCCCCGAGAGCCGCGTGGTGGCCCAGGTGTTGACGCTGCTAGACGGCATCAGTGAGGGCCGGGAGGTGGTGGTTGTGGGATCCACCAACCGGCCGGACGCGCTAGACCCAGCGCTGCGCAGACCTGGGAGATTCGACCGAGAG GTTGTCATTGGAACTCCCACACTTAGACAAAGAAAGGCGATTCTACAAGTGATTACCTCAAAGATGCCCATCTCCAGTCAAGTCGATTTGAGCCTCCTTGCAGAAATGACGGTTGGCTATGTTGGCGCAGACCTGACCGCACTCTGTAGGGAGGCTGCCATGCACGCTCTGCTTCATAGTGAGAAG AACCAGGACAATCCAATGATTGATGAAACAGACTTCCTTGAAGCTTTTAAAAAGATCCAGCCCTCATCATTTCGAAGTGTCATTGGACTGATGGACATCAAGCCTGTTGGCTGGGAGCAGATTGGTGGCCTTGAAGATGTAAAACTGAAGTTAAAACAG AGCATTGAATGGCCTCTGAAATTCCCTCGGGAATTTGTTAGGATGGGCCTGACAGAACCAAAGGGAGTTCTCCTGTATGGTCCCCCTGGGTGTGCTAAAACCACCCTGGTGAGGGCCCTGGCCACGAGCTGTCATTGCTCTTTTGTTTCAGTGAGCGGAGCTGATCTCTTTTCACCTTTTGTTGGAGATTCAGAACAAATCCTgtctcag GTATTTCGACAAGCAAGAGCAAATACTCCAGCAAttgtgtttttggatgaaattgaTTCAATCTTGGGCTCTCGATCAATCAGCAGAACAGGATGTAATGTTCAAGAGCGTGTTCTTTCTGTTCTCCTAAATGAATTAGATGGTGTTGGATTGAAGACTATAGAGAGAAGAGGAAGTAAATCAGATCAACATGGTAAATACAACGAGCTGGAAAAAAACGAAGAG GGCAGGCTTTCTATTCTGAAAGTGTGTACAAAAAACATGCCAATGGGGCCTGATATTTCCTTAGAAAACGTAGCAGCAGATACCTGTTTTTTCTCTGGAGCTGATCTTGGAAACCTCTGCAAAGAA GCCGCCTTGCTGGCTCTGCAAGAAAATGGGCTGGAAGCGACCACAGTGAAACAAGAGCACTTTCTAGAATCACTTAAGACTGTAAAACCATCCTTAAGTCACAAGGATTTGACTTTATATAAAAACTTATTTCAGAAACAAGGATTTTCTAACttagaagatatttaa